Genomic segment of Alistipes sp. ZOR0009:
GAGATAAAATTGTAAGCAAATTCTCTACAAGTGCCAAAGGAGGGTATGCAGGATTTAGTATGTCTGCGAGTTTTGAGAAAGAATTAACTCAAGAGAACACTAATAAAACCAATAACATATACGGTGTTGCATTGATGAAAATTGTTAAAGGAGAAATCACAATGTATCCTTTTGATCCAAATCTAAAAAATTCAATTAGAGATATCCTTTACAAAAGCAAATCTCCTTCAGACTTCAGAAATATATATGGAGATAAATTTATATCAGGAGCTGTATTAGGGGGGGTTATCATGGTTAAATTTGAATTCTCCAACGTTGATTATTCATCGAATAGTTCTCTGAGTATCAAAACAAATGCTGAAATTGCCTTCAAATCTATAATGTCGGCTAAAATTAGTTTTGAAGAAGTTAAAACAAAATATTCAGAATTCAAAAATTCAAATTTGAGAATTAGTTGTACTTCAGGGGGACCAATTTTAAGTTTTACAGACAACATAAGTGGAATTCCTTCAATAATTAACAATGCAATAGATGAGATTAACAACAATAAAAATTTAACTCGTATACTAAATAAATACACCTACTATAGTGATATTATAAATGATTATTCTTTCATTTCAACAAAAAAACATAACGAAAATAAAAAAGAATGGGTTAAATACAGATCAAATCTAATCAATGCGTTACCTTGTTTTGATCCAACATCAGACAAATACACTGAAATTGTAAAAAAAATCAACATGTGTAATTCAAATATAAAACGCATAGAAAACATAGAAAACATAGGCGAACCAACAAATGATGTAAAAAAGACTTGTCTTTATCCGTGTACACGCAGAATTATTCGCTTCTATACAAATTTAGCAAGACACGATGACACATTTCTTATTACACCACCGACAGAACCTATTATTAATGAATTCTCAAGAGATATTTACATGTATTCGAATCCAGATATAATCCCTAACGAATTAATCGCATTGTATGCTGTGAACAACGACTATGAATATAGATATACAACTTCAGCGGATATTATTAGCAAATATCCTCGCAAACGATTAGTTGGATATATTTTTAAGTCATACCATGAAGGAACTGTGCCTCTTGTTGAAAAAGTTCTAAGTTCTCAAGTCAAAAAGAAACAGGTTGGACTTCCAATGTATAAAGAAGAACCCCTCAGCAATGGGGAAATGAAAGAAACATTAGGATTTGTTGTTGAAAATCCAAACCTTATTTTGGACTAATTCTTTTAACAACTTCAATTCTTTAATATAAAAACTCAATTCACTAAAAATAAAAAAGGCTCCAATATTGGAGCCTTTTTATTTTATCGCCGCTTTTACAGCTTCTGAAATGCCTTTTTCTAAAATCAAAGCAGCATACTTTTCATACTTAGCCTTAAGGGTATCCACCACCGTATCGTCGGCTACGAATACCACCTCTGCCATCCCCTCCAACTCTTCGGGCGTATGGTTATCCACCAAAGTTCGAATCACCATGTAGGGTAACGTTTCGGCTACGTGCTCCTGAACGTAGGTTTCCATGGTTTGCTCAAGAAGTGCCTCCACCTCCAGAATGCCTCCCTTAATGGTGGCGTTACCGCTATCGTCCAAGATTAAATAGTACTCTATGGTAACCATCTTGCCCACTTGGCTGGCATCGAAAAGCGCGTAGGCATTACCAAATTTACCTACCGCTGCCGAGTATTGTTGAAACATGCTTGCTATCTTTTTGTATGGGGCAAAGGTAGCATCTTTAGAACCTTCATCCAACCCCCTTTACGGCAAATGCGCTAGTGCTGATAACGAGAAGCAAGGTAAGACAGCACCACCCGATCCATAAACAGGATAAAAAGCACCAAAAACGCAAGCCCACCGGCCACGTTTAGGCTAACGCTATAGTCGCTGTACTTGGGTAAATAGTGAGCAATTATGTAGTTGCCTGCAAGCATTAGCCCCAATATCGAAGCAAGGATGATAACGTACCCACCCATCATCTTTAGGTGGACCCGAAAAGCTAGCTTACGGGCAAGCCGCTCGTTTACTCCTTTTATAAAATAGTCAGGAAGCTGGTAACCCGGTTCTTGGCGCATTGCGCTCTCGAACAAATCGTCAAAATTATGCTTTTCCTTCATCATCACTGTTACCCCCACATCTCTTGTTTTACAAATGTAAGCTTTTCTCGGAGCATGCTTTTTGCTCGCGAAAGGTAGCTTTTCACCGTTCCCTCAGGCATCCCTGTCACCTCCTCAATCTCCTTGTACGAAAATTCTTCGAGGTAAAATAAGGTAAGCACCACCCTGTACTGCTGAGGAAGTTCCTCCACCTTTTGTAGCAGCAAGCGCCTCACATCCTCGTCCATAGTAACAGGCTCCTCGTAATGCACGGCGCTCACCTGACGCTCTACCGCGATCGATTCGTCCACCGAAATCTCCATCAGCTGCTTCTTTTTTCGAAGGTAGTTGATACCATGATGGTAGGCAATCTGAGCAATCCATGTCGATAGCTTTGCATGCCCCCTGAATTCTCCCAACTTTTGGTACACCTTCACAAACACATCCTGACAAATATCGGCAGCCACCTCGTCGTTGGTAACCATACGACGAACAATGTGCAGCACCAACTTCTGGTGGATGCTCACCAGGTAGCTAAATGCTGACATATTTCCGTTAAGGATACTCTGTATAAGATCTGCGTCGTTCATCGGCTATATGACGCTAAAATATCCTATAAGGTTTCAACTTTTCTCATTTTTTTAAAAGAAAGTTTATCGGCTTATGCTCTACCTACAAGCGCCGGATACCCTTTAGGCGGCAAAGCATTGAAATGCAGCGATGAATTTGCTCCGCAAGGGTTGTTATTTTACCAACTTTACACCTTGCTCATCAGCACTACCCACCGCTGGTTGCTTTTGCTACTTGGCTTCCGTCAGAGCCTCTGACGGGCCCAACTCGTTCCGGTTCTATCCGTCAGAGTCTCGGATGAGCCCAACTTGCTCCAGTTCTAGCCGTCAGAGCCTCTGACGGGCCCAACTCGTTCCGGTTCTATCCGTCAGAGTCTCTGATGAGCCCAACTCGCTCCAGTTCTATCCGTCAGAGTCTCGGATGGGCTCAACTCGCTCCGGTTCTACCCGTCAGAAGCTCGGACGGGCCCAACTTGCTCCAGTTCTATCCGTCAGAGCCTCGGATGGAGCTATTCATCACCAGTATTGCAGCAAACAGCCGATATGCAGAACTCCGACACGGAACACGAGGCTGCCGATAACGCTTACCCATTTTATAGGGATATAAACCTACCTGTAATTTTTTTCGCAAAAGCTGCAACCTTTACGACTGGAGCCGTGTCATATAGGCAAATCAAAATTAACACAGCCATGTCAGAAGGAGTTTTCATTACGGCGATTATTTTTTACGCCATGTACGCCATTTTTAAGCTATGGTCAAACCACAGCATCAAAAGGTTGCTCATAAAGAACAACATGGTCGACCAGTCGGACAAACTTATTGTTAGAGAAAATCCAACGGTAGAGACCTCCAGCCAGCCTTCGCTTAAATGGGGCATTGTAGCGCTTTTTACGGGTGTAGGTTCACTAATCTCAACCAGCCTTTACCCCTTTCTAATGAATTATGGAGAGAACTCGTGGTATCTGGTTAACGGTATTATTCCGTCTATCATTCTAATCTTTATTTCGGCGGGATTTCTCACCTACTTCTTTATCGCACAGCGCACGAAAAAGTAAAAAAGGGTAGCACATGCTACCCTTTTTTTATCATCATCTGGCATCGGTTGCAGTCAAACGTCAGCCTAAATCGCTTTCCATTATTCTCGAGATAGAGCATTACGGGCAGCTTACTTCCCGCATCGGTTCTTAAACAGGCGCCAAGTTCGTGGCGGATACAATACTTGGTGGTCATCAGGTTCGCCGATTCGCAATGGCTCAGCTCATAGCCCTGATCAATGGATGTAACCCCATGCCGCTCATAAAACTTTCGGGCTAGAGAGTTCACCACGTTGGCCGAATAGTCGAGTACCTTTTCAGGAAATGGTATATCGGAAGGAATAACCACCTGGCCAGCCTTAGGAAGCGCGCTCATACGTCGCTCCTCGAGCAGCCCAAGTATCAGACGCCGGTAGCCGTTTAACATCGACATAGGAACAAACGGTACGTCTGCGCAGCCAATCTCCACCCGCGTAATTCGGAACATTCCGCCTCCCGACTTGCCGAGCTGCTGCTCGATTGTCTGAATGGCCCGTTCGGGCTTTTGCGCTACCTCCAGCTCTACAGCACAAGTATGCGACACCGTAAAGCCATCCTCATCTACGGCTGAGAGCGCCACATTAGCTCCATCGTAATCGAAGCGAAGTTCGGCATCGACCAACCTTTCGGTGGCATTGCTCTCCAAGGTTTTGGCAAACTGATGGTCGTAGTTTCGGAATATCTGAATCCCCTTGGTAATACCATCCATCTTAAAGGGGTATACCGTACGTCCCTCTACCCTATTGACGTTGGTACCAACAAGCCCCCCTTGCTTAGATATGAAGCAGATGCCATCGCCGTTAGCAAGCGAAGTGCTGCCATCAATCACAAAGCTGCCTTTCATCACCTCCTTTACCCGGCCTACTAGTGCACCTGTAGCCTTAGCGGTATTAAATCCAGTTAGGTCGGCAAGACGATTCTCCGTGAAGTAAGAGGTAAAACCACGATTGAAGCTCTTTTCGGCATCGGGAGTAAAGCCCAGATAAACTTTTCCCGACGAAGCTTTAGCATAAGTTCCATCCGATAGAATAGCATCCAGCTCCCGCCTATACAGCGCCGTTATATTTTTGACATAGTCGATATTCTTTAACCGCCCCTCTACCTTAAAGGAGGAGATACCGGCATTTGCCAGCTCCCTTATGCTATGGGAAAGGTTAAAGTCTTTTAGTGAAAGTAAATGCTTGTTTTTTACTAGAATTTTACCCGAATCATCAACCAAGTTGTACGACGAGCGGCAAGGCTGCGCGCAAGCACCTCTATTGGCGCTACGGCCTACAAGCGACTCGCTAAGGTAGCACTGACCGCTGTAGCTAACGCAAAGCGCACCATGCACAAAGGCCTCCAATTCTACGTTGGTTTGGGATCGTATTTCCTCAATTTGCCTAAGCGATAGCTCCCGGGCTAGAATTACTCGCTCAAAGCCCACCTCCTGAAAAAATCGCACCTTATCGGCGCTAATATTATGGGTTTGAGTAGACGCATGCAACGCTATGGGAGGTAGCCCCATCTCCAAAAAGGCCATATCCTGTATAATCAGCGCATCGGCACCAGCCTGGTAGGCCCAGTTGGCCATACGTTCGGCCTCCTCAAGCTCATGCTCGTACACAATGGTATTCATCACCACAAACACCTTCGCTCCATAGCGATGCGCATAACGAATTAGCGCTTCCACGTCCGCAACCGAATTTGAGGCTCCTTCGCGAGCACCAAATCGGGGTGCACCAACATACAGCGCATCGGCGCCATAGCTGACGGCAGCCATCCCCTGCTCTAAATTTTTAGCCGGCGATAACAATTCTAGCGTTCGTTTAGTATTCATACAGGCAAAGTTAGCACTATCTTTTAACTAATAAAGGGCAGCCCTAAAGCCGCCCTCCTATATAAGTAGTCACATATTATAGGTTGAATAACCGTATTAATTCATGAGCCAGCCCATCCTCCTTGTGGTGCAATCCAACAACATTTGCTGCCTTTTTCACCTTATCAGGAGAGTTCCCCATTGCCACTCCATGTCCCACCTCCTTCAGCATTTCCACATCGTTGTAGTTATCGCCAAAGGCAGCGGCGTCCGCAGCATCAACACCAAGCACCGAAAGCACCTTGTGCATTGCCAACGCCTTGTTAGTTCCTGTTGGGGTAATTTCTAAATAGGTATCCTTAGAGCGATACGAATTGGCGTTGCCCTTATGATTCTTTTTCATGAAAATCTCTAGCTCCTCTATGGCGCCAGCATCGCCCATACACATTATCTTGTGCACCCCAAGTCCCTTGTGTGCCCACCTATCAACAGTTTGTTCGATAGGAGCAAACTCGGGCATAACTCGAGTATTATTTATCTCGCGCTTCGCCCAAAAATCCTCGGTTTCTGCCACCCATTCGTCCTCTCTAAAGAGGCTGATGTGAACATCTGTCTCCTTTAGGAAAGAGTAAACATCATAGGCAACATCAGTAGGAATGGTGAGATTTTGATGGATGGTTCGGTTAGCGTCGTTGCTGAAAATGAGGCCTCCGTTGTAGGCAATAATTGGATCCCGGATTTCAAGCGTATCGGCAAGGTGAGTTATTGCCTTGGGCATTCGAGCCGAGATTAGAATAAAAGGAATGCCATACTCCTTTTTGATCGTCTTAATGGTATCAATAGTTAACTTAGAGAGAACGCGATCCTTATTCAGAATAGTACCATCTATATCTGAAAGGATGGCCTTTACAGGTTTTGTATTATCTGCCATTTTACATTTTCAGTAAACGCCTACAAATGTAGGCAAAAAAAGAGGGCTTCGAAATTCGAAGCCCCCGCACAAGTATCTAATTAAGAATTATTGACACTTTAAAGCCTTAATACGAGCTGCAGCTTGAGCTTTGTACTTTGGATTAGTTATTGCCTTCTTGTAGTTGGCACAAGCGTTTGGAATGTCCTTTCTAGACTCGGCAACACCTGCAAGTAGGAAGTAAACCTTTGCCTTATCTGCAGGATTCAAGGTATACTCTAGCGCCTTGTTAGCGGCATTTTCAGCATCTTCCCACTTAGACATGGTGTAGTTGCAGAAAGCCAACTTGTAGTATACAACCTCACTTTGAGGGGCATACTTAAGAGCCGAGTTGTAATCGTTAACAGCCTCTTCGTACTTCTTTGCCTTTTCTGCATTAGAAGCTTGCTCTAGCATCAAGTCTCTAGCTTGAGAGTTTGCTTTAGCTACCTCATCAAGCTTGTTGGTGCTCTTTCCAATTTCAATGACCTTATCGAAGTATACCAAAGCAGAGTCAACCTTGTTTTGCTTAGCATAAACTAAACCTAATCCAAGCAAGCTATTGGTTGCTTCTGGGTTAAGCTGAAGCCCCATGTTGTAGTACTCCTTTGCCTTATCGTAGTTGCCCGAAGTATACTCTTGATTTCCCATAATACGGTAAAGCTGAGGAACTGCATTAGAAGCAGAAGCAACAACCTTCGTATCATTATACTTTTTACCAACTTGGATAGCCGTATTGAACTCCTTAATGGACTCTACAAACTTCTTATCCTTGTAGAATAGCATAGCATTCTGAAGGTGGCTACTAGGAAGAAGCTTTATACTACCTTCTTTCACATCATTGGCCTCATCGCCTACCTGCTCGGCTAAAGCAATAGCCTTGTCAAAAGCAGCAATAGCCACAGCATAGTTCTTTGCGTTAAAAGCGGTAACTCCGTCGTTATACTGCTGCGCAGCATCCGCCTTTGTTTGTGCAGATGCATTAAGCGTAAATGCCAAAGCAAATACACCTAACAATCCGAAAAATTTAATTGTCTTACTTCTCATAGGTTTATTCTGTGTTTTATTGATTCTAAAAACTGTTGAATGGATGCAAAGAAATGGCAAAATTTTTACTGTGCAATAGAGCTCATATTTTTTGTCTCTTATTTTTGAAAAAATTTACCATTAAAGCGGCACATTCGTCCTGAAGCACTCCCGCCTTAACCACTGTCCGTGGATGAAGTAGCTTATCTCCAAATTTTTGGTAGCCCCTCTTTTCATCCTTGGCACCATATACGATACGTCCGACATGGGTCCAGTACGATGCCGAAGCGCACATAGGACAAGGTTCCACTGTGACAAAAAGCGTACATCTATCCAAGTACTTTCCACCAATAGTATTGGCTGCTGCGGTGAGAGCCTGCATTTCGGCATGTGCCGTTGCATCATTTAAGGCCTCCGTCAGGTTGTGAGCACGAGCCACAACTCTTCCATCTAGCACTACTACTGCACCAATAGGAATCTCATCCCTACTTAACGCAATAAGGGCCTCTTTTAGTGCCTCTCTCATAAATTTTTCGTCGCTCTCTTCGATTTCGTTCATTTAATAGCAGTTAAAAATATCAGCCTCTAAAGCAAAGGTAAATATAAATTTAATCAATTTCCCGAAAAATTGTACCTTCGCACAACTAGAAATTAAGGAATTATGTATAGAACACATACGTGTGGCGAATTACGCCAAGAAAATGTGGGAGCGGAAGTTACGCTTTCAGGATGGGTTCAACGCGTGCGTAAGCTCGGCGGAATGACCTTTGTAGACCTTAGAGACAGGTACGGCATCACCCAGCTAGTTGTTGATGACAATGCTGCTCAAAATATTAAGGATACCGTTAGCCATCTTGGCCGCGAATACGTAATTAATGCAACCGGAAAAGTTGTTGAGCGTGCAAGCAAAAACTCAAAAATTCCAACTGGGAGCATCGAAATAATCCTTAACGATATAACAATACTTAATAAATCGGAGCTTCCTCCATTTACCATCGAAGATGACACGGATGGTGGCGACGATTTACGCATGAAGTATCGCTACCTCGATTTACGACGTAGCGTTGTCCGCAACAACATGATTTTACGCCACCAAATCGCATTCGAAACCCGCAGATACCTCGATCAGATGGACTTCTTAGAAGTAGAAACCCCCATTTTGATTGGCTCGACACCCGAAGGTGCTCGCGATTTTGTGGTACCATCTCGTATGAATTTGGGGCATTTCTACGCACTTCCACAGTCGCCTCAGCTTTTTAAGCAGCTTCTGATGGTATCGGGATTCGATCGTTACTTTCAAATTGCAAAGTGTTTTAGAGACGAAGATTTACGAGCTGACCGTCAACCTGAATTTACCCAGATAGACTGTGAGATGTCGTTTGTTGAGCAGGAGGACGTACTCCTACTTTTTGAAGGAATGGTTAAGCATCTCTTCAAATTTGTAAAGAATGTCGATTTTGATAGCGCATTCCCCCGCATGACATGGCATGATGCAATGAAGTTCTACGGATCAGACAAACCGGACATCCGCTTTGAGATGAAGTTTGTAGAACTTAAAGAGGCTGTTTCTGGCCGCGATTTCGTTGTTTTTGATAGCGCTAGCTACGTTGCTGGAATATGTGCCGAGGGTTGTGCAAGCTATACCCGCAAGCAAATCGATGAGCTTACAGAGTTCGTTAAACGCCCTCAAATAGGAGCTAAAGGCCTTGTATACATTCGATGCGAGGCCAACGGCGCGTTTAAATCTTCCGTGGATAAGTTTTACTCCCCCGAAGACTTAAAAGCAATTGCAAGCATGTTTAATGCAAAAGAGGGCGATTTAATTTTGATCCTAGCAGGCGACAAATCAAAAACTCAGAAAGCATTATGCGAACTACGCCTAGAAATGGGTGCTCGACTTGGACTTCGCGATAAGAATATATTTAAACCTCTTTGGGTAATTGACTTCCCTCTTTTCGAATGGGATGAGGAAACTCAACGATTCTACGCCATGCACCACCCATTTACGTCACCAAAACCTGAAGACATCCAGTATTTGGATAGCGATCCAGGTCGAGTTCGTGCCAATGCCTACGACATGGTTGTTAATGGAGTAGAACTAGGAGGTGGGTCAATCCGTATTCACGATAGCCAGCTGCAGAATAAGATGTTTGAACTGCTTGGCTTTACACCAGAAACCGCAGAATCTCAGTTCGGATTCTTAATGAACGCCTTTAAATATGGAGCGCCTCCTCATGGCGGATTAGCATTCGGCTTAGACAGATTAGTCTCCCTATTTGCAGGACTCGATAGCATCCGAGACTGTATTGCCTTCCCTAAAAACAACTCAGGTAGAGATGTAATGACTGATGCTCCTTCAACAATTTCGGAAGAGCAGCTAAAGGAGTTATCCCTAACAATCCAACCTCAAAAATAGCAAAAGGGAACTCTTTAGTTCCCTTTTATTATACATAATCCTAATAAGAAAGGGCTCCTTTTAGGAGCCCTTTCTATATCGTGGTACGAAAAGTTTTATTCAACCAATGCGAGGTTGTCAACCTTACGCGCAATGTAACTAATCTTTAAAGCACTTGCCTTTCTTAGCTCCTGCTTTACGTCTGTAACCTGACCCATTCTTGCCTCTTCGTCAATCTTAAGCGCAACAGTCATAAAGCCACGATCAGCCTCATCAAGGCTTTCACGTTCCGCTGAAATGAAGTCGCGTATATCTGTCAACGTCTTAAACGAGTCGTTCAACTGTATACGAGCATCTGTTCCGAATAGAGCCTGATACTCACGAGTTGGCTGACCGATAAAGATGAAGCTGGTTAACGACTTCTTTTCCAACTTGGCAACTTCAGTTGCTGCAGGCAGCTTAACTTTTACCTTAAGTTCCTGCTCTCTCATGGTGGTTGTCACCATGAAAAAGAATAGAAGCATAAACACGATATCAGGCAGCGACGCTGTTGATAGGGCGGGCATACCGCCTTTTCCTTTTCTAGAAAATTTTGCCATCGCTATTTAACTCCTGCTGCGTTACGTGGGTTAGCCTCAGATATTTGCTGAGGATACATCTTTTTTATCGCTTCTTGCTCGTCATTGGAAAGAAGATCATACTTTTTTCCAAATTTTTCCTGAGAAGCCTTTTCACGAAGTACGTTGTAAGCCGCTACAATTTCGTTTTGCACTTTCATGTACATCTTGTAGCTGGTACCACGGTCGTTTTGCAACGATATAACCC
This window contains:
- the aspS gene encoding aspartate--tRNA ligase, with product MYRTHTCGELRQENVGAEVTLSGWVQRVRKLGGMTFVDLRDRYGITQLVVDDNAAQNIKDTVSHLGREYVINATGKVVERASKNSKIPTGSIEIILNDITILNKSELPPFTIEDDTDGGDDLRMKYRYLDLRRSVVRNNMILRHQIAFETRRYLDQMDFLEVETPILIGSTPEGARDFVVPSRMNLGHFYALPQSPQLFKQLLMVSGFDRYFQIAKCFRDEDLRADRQPEFTQIDCEMSFVEQEDVLLLFEGMVKHLFKFVKNVDFDSAFPRMTWHDAMKFYGSDKPDIRFEMKFVELKEAVSGRDFVVFDSASYVAGICAEGCASYTRKQIDELTEFVKRPQIGAKGLVYIRCEANGAFKSSVDKFYSPEDLKAIASMFNAKEGDLILILAGDKSKTQKALCELRLEMGARLGLRDKNIFKPLWVIDFPLFEWDEETQRFYAMHHPFTSPKPEDIQYLDSDPGRVRANAYDMVVNGVELGGGSIRIHDSQLQNKMFELLGFTPETAESQFGFLMNAFKYGAPPHGGLAFGLDRLVSLFAGLDSIRDCIAFPKNNSGRDVMTDAPSTISEEQLKELSLTIQPQK
- a CDS encoding peptidase U32 family protein → MNTKRTLELLSPAKNLEQGMAAVSYGADALYVGAPRFGAREGASNSVADVEALIRYAHRYGAKVFVVMNTIVYEHELEEAERMANWAYQAGADALIIQDMAFLEMGLPPIALHASTQTHNISADKVRFFQEVGFERVILARELSLRQIEEIRSQTNVELEAFVHGALCVSYSGQCYLSESLVGRSANRGACAQPCRSSYNLVDDSGKILVKNKHLLSLKDFNLSHSIRELANAGISSFKVEGRLKNIDYVKNITALYRRELDAILSDGTYAKASSGKVYLGFTPDAEKSFNRGFTSYFTENRLADLTGFNTAKATGALVGRVKEVMKGSFVIDGSTSLANGDGICFISKQGGLVGTNVNRVEGRTVYPFKMDGITKGIQIFRNYDHQFAKTLESNATERLVDAELRFDYDGANVALSAVDEDGFTVSHTCAVELEVAQKPERAIQTIEQQLGKSGGGMFRITRVEIGCADVPFVPMSMLNGYRRLILGLLEERRMSALPKAGQVVIPSDIPFPEKVLDYSANVVNSLARKFYERHGVTSIDQGYELSHCESANLMTTKYCIRHELGACLRTDAGSKLPVMLYLENNGKRFRLTFDCNRCQMMIKKG
- a CDS encoding ExbD/TolR family protein produces the protein MAKFSRKGKGGMPALSTASLPDIVFMLLFFFMVTTTMREQELKVKVKLPAATEVAKLEKKSLTSFIFIGQPTREYQALFGTDARIQLNDSFKTLTDIRDFISAERESLDEADRGFMTVALKIDEEARMGQVTDVKQELRKASALKISYIARKVDNLALVE
- a CDS encoding tetratricopeptide repeat protein; protein product: MRSKTIKFFGLLGVFALAFTLNASAQTKADAAQQYNDGVTAFNAKNYAVAIAAFDKAIALAEQVGDEANDVKEGSIKLLPSSHLQNAMLFYKDKKFVESIKEFNTAIQVGKKYNDTKVVASASNAVPQLYRIMGNQEYTSGNYDKAKEYYNMGLQLNPEATNSLLGLGLVYAKQNKVDSALVYFDKVIEIGKSTNKLDEVAKANSQARDLMLEQASNAEKAKKYEEAVNDYNSALKYAPQSEVVYYKLAFCNYTMSKWEDAENAANKALEYTLNPADKAKVYFLLAGVAESRKDIPNACANYKKAITNPKYKAQAAARIKALKCQ
- a CDS encoding nucleoside deaminase, whose protein sequence is MNEIEESDEKFMREALKEALIALSRDEIPIGAVVVLDGRVVARAHNLTEALNDATAHAEMQALTAAANTIGGKYLDRCTLFVTVEPCPMCASASYWTHVGRIVYGAKDEKRGYQKFGDKLLHPRTVVKAGVLQDECAALMVNFFKNKRQKI
- a CDS encoding Cof-type HAD-IIB family hydrolase, whose product is MADNTKPVKAILSDIDGTILNKDRVLSKLTIDTIKTIKKEYGIPFILISARMPKAITHLADTLEIRDPIIAYNGGLIFSNDANRTIHQNLTIPTDVAYDVYSFLKETDVHISLFREDEWVAETEDFWAKREINNTRVMPEFAPIEQTVDRWAHKGLGVHKIMCMGDAGAIEELEIFMKKNHKGNANSYRSKDTYLEITPTGTNKALAMHKVLSVLGVDAADAAAFGDNYNDVEMLKEVGHGVAMGNSPDKVKKAANVVGLHHKEDGLAHELIRLFNL
- a CDS encoding RNA polymerase sigma factor produces the protein MNDADLIQSILNGNMSAFSYLVSIHQKLVLHIVRRMVTNDEVAADICQDVFVKVYQKLGEFRGHAKLSTWIAQIAYHHGINYLRKKKQLMEISVDESIAVERQVSAVHYEEPVTMDEDVRRLLLQKVEELPQQYRVVLTLFYLEEFSYKEIEEVTGMPEGTVKSYLSRAKSMLREKLTFVKQEMWG